The following coding sequences lie in one Apium graveolens cultivar Ventura chromosome 1, ASM990537v1, whole genome shotgun sequence genomic window:
- the LOC141692437 gene encoding uncharacterized protein LOC141692437 codes for MVLYDILTIDLPRYSGKQYSPQYWQVVVDHRVNFTDKTGEVDPTIISILQEMLERENALVDIFKQVRERFIGVQPEEVRLRLFERRTSNGRFQNLPTANNYDFVGLYPLLFSFGEDGYKINIKHRNADNSEREKDMVNMREYYAFREHYHIAEGHTLLLGGRLFLRLIIDAWCSVERSRLLWVHIHQSIVISDLYDNIVDNLRCGDVDATEDFLAVCKEYGHPDLFITFIYNPKWVEIQEAVQSFGSHDASVRPDIVAHVFKLKLDAMLSDFTKKHVLGHLLAVVYTVEFQKRWLSHAHIVLWLADADKLLTTEDIDNVISTEIPDKIADPEGYKAVSQLMIHGPCGEVNPKCPCMFNGRCTKLYLKPFSDYTIIDVNGYALYRRRDTKVTVECKNIQLDNK; via the exons GTTGTTGTGGACCACCGGGTTAACTTTACAGATAAAACAGGAGAGGTGGATCCCACAATTATCTCTATTCTGCAAGAAATGTTGGAGCGTGAGAATGCTTTAGTCGATATATTTAAGCAAGTACGGGAAAGATTTATAGGTGTTCAGCCTGAAGAAGTTCGCCTTAGATTGTTTGAAAGACGAACTTCTAATGGCCGTTTTCAAAACCTCCCTACGGCGAATAATTATGACTTTGTTGGCCTT TACCCTTTGTTGTTCTCATTTGGGGAAGATGGGTATAAAATCAATATTAAACACCGTAATGCAGATAATTCTGAACGTGAAAAGGACATGGTCAACATGCGTGAGTATTATGCATTTAGAGAACATTATCATATTGCTGAAGGTCATACCTTATTGCTTGGTGGACGCCTATTCCTACGACTTATTATTGACGCCTGGTGCTCAGTGGAGCGTAGCCGACTACTATGGGTGCACATACATCAATCAATCGTAATATCAGATCTTTATGACAACATTGTAGACAACCTAAGATGCGGTGATGTGGATGCCACAGAG GATTTCTTGGCTGTCTGCAAGGAATATGGACATCCTGATTTATTTATCACTTTTATATATAATCCAAAATGGGTGGAAATACAGGAGGCAGTCCAGTCTTTCGGATCCCATGATGCCTCTGTACGTCCTGATATTGTAGCACATGTATTTAAATTGAAGCTTGATGCTATGCTCAGTGACTTCACCAAAAAACATGTCTTGGGTCATTTACTCGCAG TTGTGTACACGGTTGAGTTTCAGAAGCGGTGGCTGTCGCATGCTCATATTGTATTATGGTTGGCTGATGCAGACAAGTTGCTAACTACGGAGGACATCGATAATGTCATTAGTACTGAAATCCCAGATAAAATTGCAGATCCAGAAGGGTACAAGGCTGTGTCACAACTCATGATACATGGACCATGTGGAGAAGTTAATCCTAAGTGTCCCTGCATGTTCAACGGTCGATGCACAAAACTTTATCTGAAACCTTTCAGCGATTACACAATTATTGATGTTAACGGCTATGCCTTGTACAGAAGGAGGGATACAAAAGTCACAGTGGAGTGTAAAAATATACAGTTGGATAACAAGTAA